The genomic window ATCCTAAATGGAATAGTAGAAACGATTGTATTTAAAAGTGATGATACAGGATATGTAGTTTCAAAAATAAGAATAGATAAAGAGACAATTAATGCTGTTGGTGTTGCACCTTTTTTAAAAGAGGGTCAGCAAGTAAAGATTAAAGGTCAGTGGGTAATACATAAACAATTTGGAAGACAATTTAATATAGAGGAATACGAAGAAGTTTTACCTAATTCAGTTGAAGGAATAGAAAAATACTTAAGTACAGGAATAATACATGGAATAGGACCGGTAACTGCTAAGAAAATAGTTCAAAAATTTGGCGTTGATACACTGGATATTTTAGATAATCATATAGAAAGACTTAAAGAAATAGAGGGGATAGGTGAAAGGAAATTCAAAATAATATATGAATCCTACATTGAGCAGCAGGGCTTAAAGGATATTATGATTTATTTTCAAAGTCATGGAATTACAACTAATCAATGCATAAAAATATATAAAAAATATGGAGATCAATCAAGATATGTGGTTGAAGAAAATCCTTATGTGCTTTCAGATGAAATATCTGGAATAGGATTTATAACAGCAGATAAAATAGCTAAAAATATTGGAATTGAAATTACCTCTCCTTATAGAGTTCAAAGTGGAATAAGATATGTTTTAAATCAATTTTCAGCATCAGGTAATACGTATATGCCAAAAGAACAATTAATTGATGAAGTAGCTAAGGTGTTAGTTGTTGATAAAGAGTTAGTAGAAGAAAATATATATAATTGCAGTTTAGAAGGTAAAATAAAAATAGAGAAAATTGGTGATATAGAAGGGGTATTTTTACTACCATATTATTATTGTGAATTAGGTGTAACAAATAAAATAATAACTTTAGGTATAGAAAATTTTAGAACAATAAATACGGATATTGAATTTGAGATAAAATCTTTTGAAAAGAAAAATAATATAGAATTCGCACAATCACAAAGAGAGGCTATAATAGGGGCTTTTGATAATGGAATAGAAATAATAACAGGCGGACCAGGTACAGGAAAAACTACAATTATAAAGGCTATAATAGAAATTTATGAAAACAATGGAATGAATGTACTATTAGCTGCACCTACAGGAAGAGCTGCAAAAAGAATGACTGAATCTACAGGAAGAGAAGCTAAAACTATACATAGACTACTTGAAATGGGAGTTAGTGATGATGAAAATTCTTTTTTTGGAAAAGGAGAAACATCTCCACTAGAAGGAGACGTAGTAATTATAGATGAGGCATCGATGATTGATATAATGCTTATGCATAACCTATTGAAAGCAATAAAGTTAGGAACTCGATTAATTATAGTTGGAGATGTAGATCAATTACCATCAGTTGGGGCAGGAAATGTTCTTAAAGATCTTATAGAAAGTAATTTTATTAAAGTTGTAAGACTTAAGGATATTTTTAGACAAGGAAAAGAGAGCATGATTGTAACAAATGCGCATAAGATAAATAATGGAGAAATGCCTCAAACTAATAGAAAAGATGGGGATTTCTTTTTTGAAAATAAGCAAGATTTAGATGACATATTAAATACAATAATAGATTTAATAAATAGAAGATTACCTAAATTTAACAATAATTGGGATAAACTTAGAGATATGCAAGTTTTAACACCAACTAGAAAAGGAACTTTAGGCGTTCAAAATCTAAATAATAAACTTCAAGAAGTATTAAACCCTAAAGCATCTTATAAGAAGGAAAAATCTTTAAAAGAAGTTATCTTTAGAGAAGGGGATAAAGTAATGCAAACTAAAAATAATTATTCCCTTAAATGGTTTAGAATAAATGGAGAAGGAGATAATGAAGGTGTTGGTGTATTTAATGGAGATATGGGATTTATAGAAAGTATAAATGAAGATGAAAAAACAATTACAATAATTTTTGATGATGAGAGAAAAGTTATATATGATTATATATATATAGATGAGTTAGAATTAGCTTATGCCATAACAATTCATAAAAGTCAAGGAAGTGAATTTAAGGTTATAATTACACCAGCATTTATGGGTTCTCCTTTTTTAATGAATAAGAATCTTTTATATACAGGAATAACAAGGGCTAAAGAGCTTGTAGTGGTTGTTGGAGTTCCTAAAGCATTAAAATATATGGTTTCTAATGTTAGAAGCATGGATAGATATTCTTCTCTTAAAGAGAGAATCTTAGATATAACATCAAAAGAAGTTTTTAGTGAAGAATAAGGAGATTATTATGGGGTACGAGAAAATAATTAATTATAAAGAGTTTAATGATTGTTTAACTAGAATAAATAAATGGTACTTGAAAAAATCCAAAATATTAAACATTGTTACAAGTCCATATAATAGTACTCTAATATATTCAAGTATAATAATTGAAGTTATAAGAAAAGGCGGAAATGTATTATATATATGGGAAAATAATAGTTCAAATAATGAACTTATAAAAGATATTAAACTAAAAAATAGTAATATAACATATTCATACATAGAAAAGGGAGAGTCTAAAAGTAATATAGTATTCTCAAGTTTTAAAAATATGATTGATATAAGAGGAAAGTATGATTTATGTATAATAGATGATATTAGTAATTTCTCACTAATGAATAGTGATGAATTAATAGAACTTATAGAAGCTATGTATATATATAGTAATAGAATAATAATTTATTCTATAGAAAGAATTGTTTCTATGGGAGAGAAAATAGAAATATGCTCATTAGTATCTAATAAACCTCACATAGAGCCTAGAATATTAAATACAAGAATAAAATTAGAAGAAGATATTCCATATAGTTTATATGATTATTTATTATGGTTTAGAGATACTAAGAGAAAAGTTATAATATATGCGCCAACAGAAGAAAAAGCTAAAAATGTTTATAAACAATATACAGATAAATTAAAAATATCTGGAGCTAAATTTATATTGTTACTAAGAAATGATTCATTAAAGGAACTAGAATCATCTTTAAAAACTAAGGAAAAAAGCTTATTTTTAATTACTAGTCATTTTGGAGAATATTTAAAAAGACTACAGGATGTAAGTGTAGTAGTTCTTTTTGCAGATAATGTATATTACTCTTATAAAAAATTAATATATCTATGTGGAAAGGTAGGAGAAAATGATAAAAATCCAGGAGAAATTCTATTAGTATCTAGAGAAATATCAAATGATATGGAAGAAGCTAAGAATTTTTCTAGAGGTTTAAATAAAAAAATATGGGAAAAAGGATTATTAAGATATTAAAGCCTATACTTGATAGTGTATTAGATATAATATATCCTGAAAAATCAAATTGTATTAATTGTTATGCAGATGATTATATAGGTTTATGTCCAAAGTGTATAAATAGTATAAAAAGAATAAAAACTGAAGAAAAAATAAAACCTTTTGCTTATTATAATGGAGCAATTAAAAAATTAATTTTGGAATTAAAATATAAAAACAATTTTTTAGCGGCTAAGATACTAGGAGAATTTATAAGTGCTTTGATAAAGGAAAATAATATAGAAGCTGATGTTATTTTATATGTACCTTTATCCAAAAGGTCGTATAAAAAGAGAGGGTATAATCAATCAAAATTAATTGCTAATATTGTATCAGAAAAGTGTAATATAGAAATATCTAATTCTTTGATAAAAGTTAAAAATACAAAAGAGCAAAAGACATTATCTAAAGATGAGCGAATGTCTAATTTAATTGATGCATTTGATATAAAGGATTACAATGAAGTGAAAAATAAGAGAGTTATATTAATAGATGATGTTGTAACTACTGGAGCAACGTTATTGGAGTGTGAGAAAATTTTAAAAAAATTTAATGCTAGTACAATAAATATATTGACAGTAGCTAAAAGTAATATATAATAATAATGTAATGTTAGGTCTGTGGATGAAAGTCGATGCCAGTCGCAGGCGAAACGATCCACGTAAGTTAGGAAAAGATTCTAATGAGCATGGTGCGGTATAGATGTAAGTCCTACCAATGAAAGTTGAGAGTGTGAGTAGTGAGAGGTTAATTCCGGGTAGCAAAAGCTCCAGTAGGCGAGTGTGGGGGCAAAATCCAGGTCAGCTAACGTTGCAAAAAGACAATTAATTCAATTGAATTAATTGTCTTTTTGTTTTATTTATATAAAAAATAAAGAAATATGAAGTAAAATGGAGTAATAGGGGGTAGTTTTCAGTAAATTCAGAATATTAAAATTGATTAAAACGGCTTCTTGGGGTTATAATATAAATAAGAAAACAACATAAATTAAATTTTGAAATCTTCTAAGTGAATCTTAGAATTGAGAGAGGGGATGACCTTATTATGAAAGTAACAGTTATAACAAGAAATACAAAGCTAACACCAGCGCTAAAGGACATGGTAGAAAGAAAGATTTCAAAGATGGATAGGTATTTTGAACCTAATGTAGCAGCCAAAGCAACCTTAACGGTTCAAAAGAATAGACATATTGTAGAAGTAACTATACCTTTTAATGGAGTAATATTAAGGGCAGAAGAAGCTACTGACGATATGTATAAATCTATTGATTTAGTAGAAGAAAAATTAGAAAGACAAATAAGAAAGCAAAGAACAAAGCTTGCAAGGAGAAATAATGAATCTTTAAGATTCTCACATATAGATGAAGTTGCTACGGAAGAAGATGATGGAAAGCTAGTAAAAACTAAAAAGTTTGGCTTAAAACCAATGTCATCAGATGAGGCAGTACTTCAAATGGAGCTATTAGGTCATAACTTTTTTGTTTATCAAGACGCAGATAAAAATAAATTAT from Clostridium septicum includes these protein-coding regions:
- a CDS encoding SF1B family DNA helicase RecD2; amino-acid sequence: MEILNGIVETIVFKSDDTGYVVSKIRIDKETINAVGVAPFLKEGQQVKIKGQWVIHKQFGRQFNIEEYEEVLPNSVEGIEKYLSTGIIHGIGPVTAKKIVQKFGVDTLDILDNHIERLKEIEGIGERKFKIIYESYIEQQGLKDIMIYFQSHGITTNQCIKIYKKYGDQSRYVVEENPYVLSDEISGIGFITADKIAKNIGIEITSPYRVQSGIRYVLNQFSASGNTYMPKEQLIDEVAKVLVVDKELVEENIYNCSLEGKIKIEKIGDIEGVFLLPYYYCELGVTNKIITLGIENFRTINTDIEFEIKSFEKKNNIEFAQSQREAIIGAFDNGIEIITGGPGTGKTTIIKAIIEIYENNGMNVLLAAPTGRAAKRMTESTGREAKTIHRLLEMGVSDDENSFFGKGETSPLEGDVVIIDEASMIDIMLMHNLLKAIKLGTRLIIVGDVDQLPSVGAGNVLKDLIESNFIKVVRLKDIFRQGKESMIVTNAHKINNGEMPQTNRKDGDFFFENKQDLDDILNTIIDLINRRLPKFNNNWDKLRDMQVLTPTRKGTLGVQNLNNKLQEVLNPKASYKKEKSLKEVIFREGDKVMQTKNNYSLKWFRINGEGDNEGVGVFNGDMGFIESINEDEKTITIIFDDERKVIYDYIYIDELELAYAITIHKSQGSEFKVIITPAFMGSPFLMNKNLLYTGITRAKELVVVVGVPKALKYMVSNVRSMDRYSSLKERILDITSKEVFSEE
- a CDS encoding ComF family protein, yielding MGKRIIKILKPILDSVLDIIYPEKSNCINCYADDYIGLCPKCINSIKRIKTEEKIKPFAYYNGAIKKLILELKYKNNFLAAKILGEFISALIKENNIEADVILYVPLSKRSYKKRGYNQSKLIANIVSEKCNIEISNSLIKVKNTKEQKTLSKDERMSNLIDAFDIKDYNEVKNKRVILIDDVVTTGATLLECEKILKKFNASTINILTVAKSNI
- the hpf gene encoding ribosome hibernation-promoting factor, HPF/YfiA family is translated as MKVTVITRNTKLTPALKDMVERKISKMDRYFEPNVAAKATLTVQKNRHIVEVTIPFNGVILRAEEATDDMYKSIDLVEEKLERQIRKQRTKLARRNNESLRFSHIDEVATEEDDGKLVKTKKFGLKPMSSDEAVLQMELLGHNFFVYQDADKNKLCVMYKRKDGNYGLLEPEYI